Proteins from one Catenulispora sp. GP43 genomic window:
- a CDS encoding molybdopterin-dependent oxidoreductase, translating into MRKPNPKAIPKDLVSILRRPPLPRFRSRLHDERTATLIGTALGVAFAAAFVTGLISHVLQHPPSWLAHHLPTRPSWGYRFTQGLHVASGTAAIPLLLAKLWTVYPRLFAWPPLKSVAHALERLSILVLVAGAIFELVTGLLNSAQWYVWGNQFPFIQTHYRVAWITVGALVVHLGVKAPAIARGYRNPKKELPQAQVRDVEERRDGVSRRAFIATTAVAAGTVTVATVGQSVDSLRPVSVLSPRDIGVGELGVPVNRTAGQAGITEAAVTADWRLQVDGGTRQLSLSRQELAALPQTSATLPIACVEGWSVDAHWQGVRISDLMDMAGIPHDADVRVVSMEENGAYAVMVMEREYVRDPAALLALRLNGQTLTLDHGYPARIIVPNRPGVLQTKWVRRMEAIV; encoded by the coding sequence GTGCGCAAACCCAATCCCAAGGCCATTCCCAAGGACCTGGTCTCCATCCTGAGACGACCGCCGCTGCCGCGCTTCCGCAGCCGCCTGCATGACGAGCGCACCGCGACCCTGATCGGCACCGCGCTCGGCGTCGCGTTCGCCGCCGCCTTCGTCACGGGGCTGATCAGCCATGTCCTCCAGCATCCGCCGTCCTGGCTGGCGCATCATCTGCCGACCCGGCCCAGTTGGGGCTACCGGTTCACGCAGGGACTGCACGTGGCCAGCGGTACCGCCGCGATCCCGCTGTTGCTGGCCAAGCTGTGGACCGTGTACCCCAGGCTGTTCGCGTGGCCGCCGTTGAAGTCGGTCGCCCACGCCCTGGAACGGCTGAGCATCCTGGTCCTCGTCGCGGGGGCGATCTTCGAGCTCGTCACCGGGCTGCTCAACTCCGCGCAGTGGTACGTGTGGGGCAACCAGTTCCCGTTCATCCAGACCCACTATCGGGTCGCGTGGATCACCGTCGGGGCGCTCGTCGTGCACCTGGGGGTGAAGGCGCCGGCCATCGCCCGCGGCTACCGGAACCCGAAGAAGGAGCTGCCGCAGGCCCAGGTGCGGGACGTCGAGGAACGGCGGGACGGCGTCTCCCGCCGGGCGTTCATCGCCACGACCGCCGTCGCGGCCGGGACGGTGACCGTGGCCACGGTCGGGCAGTCCGTCGACAGCCTGCGGCCGGTGTCGGTGCTGTCCCCGCGCGACATCGGGGTCGGCGAGCTCGGCGTGCCGGTCAACCGCACGGCCGGGCAGGCCGGGATCACCGAGGCCGCCGTGACGGCGGACTGGCGACTGCAGGTGGACGGCGGCACCCGGCAGCTCAGTCTCAGCAGGCAGGAGCTGGCCGCACTGCCCCAGACCTCGGCCACGCTGCCGATCGCCTGCGTCGAGGGCTGGTCGGTGGACGCGCACTGGCAGGGCGTCCGCATCAGTGACCTGATGGACATGGCCGGGATCCCGCACGACGCCGACGTCCGCGTGGTCTCGATGGAGGAGAACGGCGCGTACGCGGTGATGGTCATGGAGCGCGAGTATGTGCGCGATCCCGCCGCGCTGCTGGCCCTGCGGCTCAACGGCCAGACCCTGACCCTCGACCACGGGTATCCTGCGCGGATCATCGTGCCGAACCGCCCGGGCGTGCTCCAGACCAAGTGGGTCCGACGGATGGAGGCGATCGTATGA
- a CDS encoding glycosyltransferase family 2 protein, with translation MDVILPCLDEAAALPFVLGRMPARYRAIVVDNGSGDGSPELAARLGAVVVHEPRRGFGAACHAGLLAATAEVVCFLDCDGSFDPADLPKVTGPVLAGQADLFLGQRRPTSRGAWPPHARLANRLLAHRIRRTTGVALRDLGPMRAARRTALLELEITDRRFGYPLEMVLKAADAGWHIGQTDVPYAPRTGKSKVTGTVGGTVKAVADMRKVWKAATG, from the coding sequence ATCGACGTGATCCTGCCGTGCCTGGACGAGGCCGCGGCACTGCCGTTCGTGCTGGGACGCATGCCCGCGCGGTACCGGGCGATCGTCGTCGACAACGGCTCCGGCGACGGGTCGCCCGAGCTCGCCGCGCGGCTCGGCGCCGTCGTCGTCCACGAGCCGCGCCGCGGGTTCGGCGCAGCCTGCCACGCCGGGCTGCTCGCCGCTACCGCCGAAGTCGTCTGCTTCCTGGACTGCGACGGCTCCTTCGACCCGGCCGACCTGCCCAAGGTGACCGGGCCCGTGCTGGCCGGGCAGGCCGACTTGTTCCTCGGGCAGCGCCGGCCGACGTCCCGGGGCGCCTGGCCGCCGCACGCCCGGCTCGCCAACCGGCTGCTCGCGCACCGGATCCGCCGCACGACCGGCGTGGCGCTGCGCGATCTGGGGCCGATGCGCGCGGCACGGCGGACGGCCCTGCTGGAGCTGGAGATCACCGACCGGCGGTTCGGCTACCCGCTGGAGATGGTGCTCAAGGCCGCCGACGCCGGCTGGCACATCGGCCAGACCGACGTCCCCTACGCGCCGCGCACCGGGAAGTCGAAGGTCACCGGAACCGTCGGCGGCAC